Within Micromonospora parathelypteridis, the genomic segment GCAGCAGGTGCCGGCCCGCGGCGGCCGCCCGGACCGCGATGTCGGCCTGGATGTCCGGCGGCAGCGCGACGGCGATCGCCTCACACTCCTCGATCAGCGCGTCGACGTCGGCGAAGGCGGGCACCCCGTACCGCTCGGCCAGCGCGGCGGCCCGCTCCGGGTTACGCCCCCACACCCCGACCAACTCCGCGTCCGGATGCGCGTGCAACGCCTTTCCGTGCGTCTCGATCGCCCAGTGACCGGTGCCGAACAAGCCGAACCGCAGCACGTGTACCTCCAGCTATTCCCCCCGCCGCGGCAACGCCACGGACGTGATCCACGCTAGTCGCCGCATCAGGGGCACCGGCGGCGGGTCGACCAACCGGAGCAGCTCACGTCCGTGCCGCTCGGGCGTGAGCTGGTACGGCCAGTGCCTGTAGAGCTGCCCCAGACGTGGGGCGCAAGGCACGGTTCCCGACCCGCCCCACTCGCGGGGCAGCTCTACAGCGAGCGGCGGACACGCCGGCGGTGGCACGCGTCGGGGGTGCCGAGGCGGGGTCAGTCGTTTACTACGACGGTTAGTAGGCTGTGCCGGTGACCGAGGTGACGACCAGGTGGGGCCGATGACCAGCGCGGCGGCGGCCAACTCGCCGGTGGACGGGGTCCTGGCGACGGCGTCGATCGTGCTGTCGCTGCTCGTCGCGGTGTGGGCGCTGGTGGCAGCGGTGCGCCAACGGCCGCCGGACCGGGTGCAGTTCATCGGCCTGGGCGTCCTCGAACTGGCGCTGCTCGTGTTGAGCGTGCTGGCCCTGGTGGCCGTCGGCGGTGGGGACCGGCCCGGTGAGCCCGGCGCCTTCTTCGGCTACCTGGTCACGCTGGTGTGCCTGCCGCCGCTGGCCTGGGTGCTGGCCCGGATGGAGCCGACCCGTTGGGGTTCGGCGATCGTCTGCGCGGTCTGCCTGGTGGCCCCGGTGGTGGTGATCCGGTTGCAGCAGACCTGGGAGGTGCTCGGTGGTTGAGACACGACCGGCGGGACGCGCCACGAACGCCGGCCCGGGCCGGTTGCTGATCGCGGTCTACCTGCTCTTCGCCATCGCGGCGACCAGCCGGGCCGGTCTGCAGATCGCCACCAAGTTCGACGAGGCGCCGGTGGCGTACCTGCTCTCCGGGGTGGCCGCACTCATCTACATCGTGGCGGCGGTGGGGTTGGCCCGCGCCGGGCACACCGGCCGACGGGTCGCCCTGGCGTGCTGCTCGGTGGAGCTGGTCGGGGTGGTCGTGGTCGGCATCCTGAGCCTTGTCGACAAGGAGCTCTTCCCGGACGAGACGGTCTGGTCGCAGTTCGGCAGCGGGTACGGCTACATCCCGCTGGTGCTGCCGGTGCTCGGCCTGATCTGGCTCTGGCGCACCCGCCGCGCCCCCGCCTGACCCGACGACGAGGGCGTCCCCTCCACGAAGGGAGCACCCTCGTCGGTGTGCGGGTCAGTCCCGTGGGCCGCCGGCGACGTAGATGACCTGCCCGGAGACGAAACCGGCACCCTCGCTCGTCAGGAACGAGATGGTGTGCGCGACGTCCTCCGGCCGCCCCGGGCGCCGGACCGGGATCTCGGCAGCGGCGTGCTTCTGGAAGTCGTCGAAGTCGACCTTCATCCGGGCGGCGGTGGCCGCCGTCATGTCGGTGACGATGAAGCCGGGTGCCACCGCGTTGACGGTCACCCCGAACGGCCCCAACTCGATGGCGAGCGTCTTGGTGAAGCCCTGCAGACCAGCCTTGGCGGCGGCGTAGTTCGCCTGGCCGCGGTTGCCCAGGGCGGAGGTGCTGGAGAGGTTGACGATCCGCCCCCACTTGCGGTCCACCATGTGCTTCTGAGCGGCCTGGCTGAACAGGAACGCGCCGCGCAGGTGCACCCCCATCACCGTGTCCCAGTCGGCGTTGGTCATCTTGAACAGCAGGTTGTCGCGGAGCACACCGGCGTTGTTGACCAGCACGGTGGGCGCGCCCAGTTCAGCGGCAACACGGGCCACCGCCGCCTCGACCTGATCCCGGTCGGAGACGTCGGCGCCCACTCCGAGCGCCCGGCCGCCGGCGCCGGCGATGGCGTCCACGGTCTCCTTGGTCGCCGCCTCCTCGATGTCGACGACGGCGACGGTCATTCCGTCGGCGGCCAGCCGTCGGGCGGTGGCCGCGCCGATACCGCGTGCGGCTCCGGTGACGATGGCGACGCGGGGCTCCTCCGACATGATTACCTCCCGGTAACTTGGGGTCGATCGGAGGAGCTTAACCTTCGTCGGCCACCACCGGCGATGACCATGGTTTACACAATGGATCTATACGAGATGATCTTCCGCGCGTAGCGTCCGAATCGCTGTCACCCCCGCCAGCGAACAGACGACGAAGTAAGGAACGACATCACGTGACGTTCTCGCGTACCCGTGGAGCCTGGCTAGCCGCCGTGGTCTCCACGGCCCTCGCGGCAGCCGGTGGATCACCCGCCCTGGCCGCCGCCCCCGGAGCCCCGGCCGATCCCGGCGCCACCCCCGCCCCCGCGACAAGCCTGCCCACCCCACCCGGCACCCACTCGGTCACCCTGATCACCGGTGACACGGTCACCACCCGCCAGGGCGCCAACGGCGGCACCCTCGACGTACGGCGCCCAGACGGCGCCTCGACACCGGTGCGGGTGGTCGAGACCGGCGACGACCTGTACGTCTACCCCCAGTCGGTGCTGCCCTACGTGGCCGCGAACACCCTGGACAAGCGGCTGTTCAACGTCACCCGGTTGATCGCCGACGGGTACGACGACGAGCGGGTGGACCACCTTCCCCTGATCGTGTCGTACGACGCCGGGGCGGCCGGCCTGCGAACCGCCACCGCACCCGCCGGCGCGACCCGCACCCGTACGTTGAGCAGCATCTCGGGTGCCGCGCTGAGCGAGGACCGCGACCGGGCCGACGAGTTCTGGGCCGCGATCACGGCCGCCCCCACCGCCAAGGCGACCGCCGCGACCGACGACAAGGGACGCTTCTCCGGCGGAATCGCCAAGATCTGGCTGGACGGGCGGGTACGCGCCGACCTCGCCGACACCACCGCGCAGATCGGCGCTCCCGCGGTCTGGGCCGGCGGCGACACCGGCACGGGCGTGCGGGTTGCCGTCCTGGACACCGGCATCGACGCGGCACACCCGGATCTGACCGACCGGATCAGCGCGTCCGCCGTGTTCGTGCCGGGCGAGGAGATCACCGACCGGGTCGGGCACGGCACCCACGTCGCCTCCACCATCGCCGGCACCGGCGCCGCCTCCGGTGGCCGGGAGAAGGGTGTCGCACCGGATGCCCGGCTCGCCATCGGCAAGGTGCTCAGCGACGACGGCCACGGGATGGACTCCTGGATCCTGGCCGGCATGGAGTGGGCGGCCCGGGAGGCCGACGCCAGTGTCATCAACATGAGCCTGGGCTCCAACCAGCCCAGTGACGGAACCGATCCGATGAGCCAGGCGGTCAACAAGCTCAGTGCCGAGACCGGTGCCCTGTTCGTCATCTCCGCCGGCAACGCCGGCCTGCCCGGCAGCGTGGCCGCCCCGGGCGCGGCCGACGCGGCGTTGACCGTCGGCGCCGTGGACGGTGACGACCAACTCGCCTACTTCTCCAGCCAGGGCCCGCGGATCAGCGACGAGGCCATCAAGCCGGAGCTGACCGCGCCCGGCGTCGGGGTGCTCGCGGCCCGCTCGCAGTACGCGCCCGGCGAGGGCGCGTACCAGACCATGGACGGCACTTCGATGGCCGCGCCGCACGTCGCCGGAGCCGCCGCGCTGCTCGCCGCGAAACACCCGGACTGGACGGGTCAGCAGCTCAAGGACGCCCTGGTCAGCACGACCAAGGCCACGCCGCAGTACGACGCCTACCAGGCCGGCACCGGTCGGGTCGACGTCGCCGCCGCGGTCCGCGCCCCGATCGTCGCCACCGGCACCGTCTCCACCAGCGTGCGCAAGGACACCACGAAGGCCACCCACCCGGTGACGTACACGAACACCACTGGGCAGCCGATCACGCTGGGCCTCTCGGTGGACGCGCCGAGCGCGCCGGCCGGGCTGTTCAGCCTGTCCGCGACGCAGGTGACCGTGCCCGCGAACAGCACCGCCACGGTCACGTTGACCACGGACATCTCCCGGGCCGGCGCCGGCAGTCGGTACACCGGTCAGGTCGTCGCCGCTGGGCCGGACCGGTCCGTGCTGGCCCGCACCGCCATCGCGGTCGGCACGTTCACCCCGTACCACCACCTTCGGTTGGAGATGACCGACCGGGCCGGCAAGCCGGCCAGCGGGATCATCGAGCTGGGGCAGCCGGGCAGCTACGACATCAGTTTCGTCGAGACCGACCCGGATGGCACGGCGCAGCTCTACCTGCCCGAGGGCGTCTACTCGGCGATGAGCTTCCTGAACGTCACCGGCAGCCACGGCCCGAACTCGCTCGGCCTGGCGCTGCTCGGCAACCCCGACATCGACCTGCGCACGGACACCACGGTTCGGTTGGACGGAAAGGCGGCCCGCCGGGTCGAGTCGTCGGTGCCGCAACAGACCGCCGACACCTTTACCCGGCTGGACTACTACCGGTCCCAGGGCGAGGGGCGGTGGCGCTCGTTCATCGCGGGCGGCGTGTTCTTCGACAGCTTCTGGGCGCAGCCCACCAGCAGGGACGTGCGACACGGCGACTTCTACGTCGGTGCCCGCTGGCGCAAGGAACAGCCGGTGCTGACCGTCGGCACCACGAAGGTGAACTTCGACGACGTGGTGCGCCAGCAGGGCACCACCCAGTTGCCGAAGGGCAGGTGGACGTTGCCGACGGTCTTCGCCGGCAACGGTGCGGCGAGCGACTACGCCGGGCTGAACGCCCGGGGCGCGGTGACCGTGGTCCGGCGTAACTGGGAGGTCAGCGACTCCGAGCAGGCCGCCGCGGCGACCGCCGCCGGGGCGAAGATGATGCTGGTGGTCAACGACTTCCCGTGGCGCGAGGTGCGCGACTACTCGGTCGACTTCTTCACCCCCACCCCGATCGAGGTGGCGATGCTCAGCACCGACGAGGGCGAGGCGTTGATCCAGCAGATCCAGCGCGGCTCCACGAAGGTCGAGGTCGCCTCGCAGCCGGTCGCCGACTACGTGTACGACCTGGTCCAGGCATACCACAACCGGATTCCGCGCGACCTGAGCCGGGCCGAGACCCCGAAGACGCTGGCCCGGATCGACGTCGGTTTCAACGTCCCGACGCCGC encodes:
- the fabG gene encoding 3-oxoacyl-ACP reductase FabG; its protein translation is MSEEPRVAIVTGAARGIGAATARRLAADGMTVAVVDIEEAATKETVDAIAGAGGRALGVGADVSDRDQVEAAVARVAAELGAPTVLVNNAGVLRDNLLFKMTNADWDTVMGVHLRGAFLFSQAAQKHMVDRKWGRIVNLSSTSALGNRGQANYAAAKAGLQGFTKTLAIELGPFGVTVNAVAPGFIVTDMTAATAARMKVDFDDFQKHAAAEIPVRRPGRPEDVAHTISFLTSEGAGFVSGQVIYVAGGPRD
- a CDS encoding S8 family serine peptidase, whose product is MTFSRTRGAWLAAVVSTALAAAGGSPALAAAPGAPADPGATPAPATSLPTPPGTHSVTLITGDTVTTRQGANGGTLDVRRPDGASTPVRVVETGDDLYVYPQSVLPYVAANTLDKRLFNVTRLIADGYDDERVDHLPLIVSYDAGAAGLRTATAPAGATRTRTLSSISGAALSEDRDRADEFWAAITAAPTAKATAATDDKGRFSGGIAKIWLDGRVRADLADTTAQIGAPAVWAGGDTGTGVRVAVLDTGIDAAHPDLTDRISASAVFVPGEEITDRVGHGTHVASTIAGTGAASGGREKGVAPDARLAIGKVLSDDGHGMDSWILAGMEWAAREADASVINMSLGSNQPSDGTDPMSQAVNKLSAETGALFVISAGNAGLPGSVAAPGAADAALTVGAVDGDDQLAYFSSQGPRISDEAIKPELTAPGVGVLAARSQYAPGEGAYQTMDGTSMAAPHVAGAAALLAAKHPDWTGQQLKDALVSTTKATPQYDAYQAGTGRVDVAAAVRAPIVATGTVSTSVRKDTTKATHPVTYTNTTGQPITLGLSVDAPSAPAGLFSLSATQVTVPANSTATVTLTTDISRAGAGSRYTGQVVAAGPDRSVLARTAIAVGTFTPYHHLRLEMTDRAGKPASGIIELGQPGSYDISFVETDPDGTAQLYLPEGVYSAMSFLNVTGSHGPNSLGLALLGNPDIDLRTDTTVRLDGKAARRVESSVPQQTADTFTRLDYYRSQGEGRWRSFIAGGVFFDSFWAQPTSRDVRHGDFYVGARWRKEQPVLTVGTTKVNFDDVVRQQGTTQLPKGRWTLPTVFAGNGAASDYAGLNARGAVTVVRRNWEVSDSEQAAAATAAGAKMMLVVNDFPWREVRDYSVDFFTPTPIEVAMLSTDEGEALIQQIQRGSTKVEVASQPVADYVYDLVQAYHNRIPRDLSRAETPKTLARIDVGFNVPTPQTRGGEFRYDWPSYNNWGIGQTSNRPLATVRTDWVSTGDLYTWGQEAYLDSTTYQIDPRTSFRSGSRNTEQFFEPIERPHLNNNFKLPTRSGDALNLDVPGWGGADHVGMAMSAAGQTNKLYQGPTLLGESTSTWISGTAPSADERPYRLVVGTTQDPTVGRYSTSTTTEWTFRSKAPAAGVESSVLPLLQLDYGVDTDAAGTAKGRTDLTVSAAHLTGATGCGSIRPVSLEISYDDGAHWQKQALDRAKDGSWTAKLRAPKGATYVSLRAGATDSSGNSVEQTVLRAFGVR